One endosymbiont 'TC1' of Trimyema compressum genomic window, TATTAAAGGTAAAAACAAGGGAAGCATAGTATTAAAATACCATAATGAAGAAGATTTAATAAGAATTGTTGAAAAACTTTTGAAATAAAATGTTTCACGTGAAACAAGGAGGATAATATGGAAACGCCTTATATTTACATCGATTATGAAAAACTAATAAGAAATATTGAAAATATGGCTAAGATTTGTAGAGAAAATAAAGTTTCCTTAAAACCTCACTTCAAAAGTCACAAAACTCTTGAAATAGCTAAAGAACAATTAAAAAGAGGTTCTATTGGCATTACAACCTCGACCTTAAAAGAAACTAAAGCATTAGTCAAAAAAGGCATTAACAATATTACATTAGCTTATCCATTAGTGAGTGAAAGAAAAATAAAGCAGTATAAAAAGCTAGGAAAAGAAAGTAAATTATCTGCACTAGTATTAGACTATCAGCATGGTCTATATTTAAATGCATATTTTTCTAAGGTAAAACCATGCAATGTTTGGCTCAAAATCAATACAGGACTAAACAGACTAGGTATTGAGCCACACAAAATCCCCAGTGAGTTAGAAAAACTTAAAAACATAGAAAACATTAAAGTTGTTGGCTTCTTAGCCCATGGAGGCAATAGCTACAGTGGTAAAGAATCTTTAGAAAAGGTAGGCACCTATGAAGGTCAGGCATTAGTAGCCTATAAAAAACCGCCGCTTCTTGTTTCCTGCGGTTCTGCGCCAACAGCTAAATGGGTTTCCAAAGTTAAAGAAGTAGATGAAATCCGACCGAGAAACTATGTTTTTTACGATAGAACAACGGTTTCTCTGGGAGTATGCCAAAAAGAAGAATGTGCTTTATATGTAAAAGCAACTGTTATTGGTAAATATATAGATCGTCTTGTTATTGATAGTGGAAGTAAAACACTTGGATTAGACAAAGGGGTTCACGGCAACAGTAACATGGAAGGTTTTGGCGTTATTATGGAAAATCCAGACCTTGTTATTACACGGTTGTCAGAAGAGCATGGTGTTATTGAAGGGAAATCCATAGAAAATATTCAAATAGGGCAAATACTGACAATACTACCAAATCATGCTTGCCCAGTCGTTAATCTACATGATACCCTATATGTTTTTTTAAAACCAATTAATCAGCAAGTATACAGTGATAGGAAGAGGTCATTAAGATGAATGAATTATTTAAACAAATTCCCAGTGTGGACATTCTCTTGAAAAATCAAACCGTAAAAGATTTATTGGAAACTTATGGCAGAGAATATGTTCTAGCAACCATTCGCAAAGGAATTAATGAGGTGCGAGAGAATATTAAGGCTGGCACCATTAATATGGAAACATCTCTCGAAAAAGAAATTTTAAATAAAACTAAAGCTATTATTAATAAAGATGAGAAAATGAATTTACGTCCTGTTCTTAATGGCACAGGGACAATTTTACATACGAATCTGGGGCGGGCTACACTAAGCAAAAAAGCTATTGATGCCATAGTTTCAGTGGCCTCAGAATCCTCAAATCTCGAATTAAATTTAGAAACTGGAAAAAGAGGCTCACGTTATGATCATGTGGTCTCCCTATTACAGGAACTTACTGGCTGTGAGGACGCTATCGTGGTTAATAATAATGCTGCAGCTGTTCTTTTAATATTGGCTTCCATAAGTTCAGAAAAAGAATCTATTGTTTCTAGAGGAGAATTAGTGGAAATAGGAGGTTCCTTTAGAATACCGGAGGTTATGGCTTTAGGTGGTGCCATTTTAAAAGAAGTCGGAACAACTAATAAAACACACTTAAAAGACTATGCTGAAAACATTAATAAAAACACAGCTTTATTAGTTAAAGTACACACCAGTAATTTTGCTATTAAAGGATTTACAGAATCCGTTTCTACTAAGGAACTAGGAGAATTGGGCAAAAAATATAACATTCCTATTTATTACGATTTAGGAAGTGGTGCCCTTTATGATTTGAAAAATTATGGCATTCCAAACGAGCCAACAGTAAAAATACTTATTGAAGAAGGGCTCGATATACTCTCCTTTAGTGGTGACAAACTATTAGGGGGACCTCAAGCAGGTATTATTTTAGGGAAAAAAGCTTTTATTGAAAAAATGAAAAAACATCAGCTCCTGAGAGCCTTTAGAGTAGATAAATTAACATTAGCTGCCTTAGAGGCAACATTAAGAGAATATTTAGATATGGACAAAGTAGCAGAAGTTAATCCTACCCTTGAAAAACTGACTGTTTCAAAAGAAACCTTACAACACAAAGGCGAGTTACTATGCTCTTTTCTTGAGAATCAGTTAAAAGATGTTACTTTAACTTTAATTGAAACTGAGGCTTTAGTTGGTGGTGGTTCTTTGCCAGAGCTTCTATTTCCATCTTATTGTGTCTCCCTAGAATTTAACAACAACAGCTTAGGTCAAAAACTCTTGGAAGCCCTTAGAAAAGGTAATCCTAGTATTATGTGTCGAATGCATCAAGATGCTTTACTCATAGATATTAGGGCTTTGGAAAAGGATAAATTTACAAAAATTTCTGAATCCATTATTAAGGAATGGGAGACTTTATTAAAATGAGTTTCTACATTGTAGGCACTGCTGGGCATATTGATCATGGCAAAACTGAATTATCAAAAACCTTAACAGGTATTATGACTGACCGTCTAAAAGAAGAACAGAACAGAGGCATTTCTATTCAACTTGGCTTTGCACCACTGGTTCTTTCAGATGGCTCAAAAGTTGGTTTAGTTGATGTACCTGGTCATGAAAGATTTATTCGTCAGATGCTAGCTGGTGTTGGTGGTATGGATATTATTCTTTTAGTGATTGCAGCTGATGAGGGCATAATGCCTCAAACTAAAGAACATTTAGATATTGCTAATTTATTAGGTATAAAAAATTTAATAGTTGTCCTTACAAAAAAAGATTTAGTGGATGACGAATGGCTAGAATTAGTAAAAGACGACATAAAAATATATTTAGAGGAAAGAGGCTATAAAAATACACCTATTATTGCTGTAGACAGTATTTCCAAAACTGGAATAAATGATTTAAAAGCAGCTTTAAATACAGAAATCAAAAAATTACCAACAAAAGAAAAAGGTGTTTTTCCGCGTTTACCTATTGATAGAGCTTTTTCCTTAACAGGTTTTGGTACAATAATAACGGGAACCTTGTGGAGTGGCGAAATTAAAGTTGGGGATACTCTAGAACTTCTGCCTCATAAAAAACAGGTAAAAGTAAGGAACATTCAGGTTCATGGAGAGGATAAACCCATTGCAGAAGCAGGCCAAAGAGTAGCCTTAAATATTCCAGATATTGCAGTAAAAGATGTGGTAACAGGTAGCCTCTTAATAAAAGAGCATTTTATTAAGCCTACCTATAAAATTGTAACCTATTTTTCTTTACTCGGTGATAAAAAAGCCCTTAAGAATAGGCAAAAAGTAAGACTCTATTTAGGAACTACTGAAGTGCTTGGTCGCTTAATTCTCTTAGAAAATGATTCTTTAGAAAGTGGCAATAGTATGTTCTGTGCTTTTTATTTAGATAAAGCCATTAACTGTACAAAGGGAGATCGTATAATTGTGAGAACACAAACGCCAATGGAGACAATTGGTGGCGCTACAATAATTGATACAGAAGGTAAACATATCAAAAGAAAAAACAAAGAATATATTCAACTACTGGAAAGAAAAATGGCAGGTTCCCCAGAAGAAACATTTTTAGATAGTTTAATAGATACCCCTATGGCTACTAAAGAAAGTCTTTCAAAACTTTTAGAAATGTCAATTGATAGCATTCTAGAATTAATTGAAAACTGTGGTGATGAAGTTATTTTAATAAAAAACAACTATCTCGCTAAAAGTACCTATGATTACTTTAAAAATAATATGATGAATTACATTAATCAGTACTTAGAAAAGCACCCTTTAAGGCAAGGGGTGCCAAAAGAAGAAATTAGAACAAAAGTCTTTTCTAGCCTAACATCAAAAGAATACAATAACCTTCTTTTCCTTTTCGAGGAAAAAGAGGGTATAATGGTAAAAGGAGACAGTATTTCTTTAGTGAATTATAAGCCTATTATCAATGAGAAAACAGCAAGTATTATCCAGAAAATCGAAAGGCTATATGCTAAAGATGGCTTTAATACAAGGTCTCTAGAAGAATATGCTACTCTTTTAAAAATCAATAAAAAAGATTTATTTGAATATATCCAACACCTTCAACAACAGGAAATATTTATTAAAATAGGAGAAGAATTATTTCTTCTAAATACAGTTTTTGCAGCTAATAAAGAAAAAATCATAAACTTTATTAAAAAAGAAGGCAGTATAAAACTCAGTGAAGCAAGAGATATTCTTGATTCATCACGAAAATATGTACTTCCTTTTTTAGAATATTTAGACTATAAGAAAATAACTAAAAGACAAGACGATGTAAGAATATTATTTTAAGGAGTGATAAAAATGGCTAAAAACCCATCATTTGACATTGTTTCGGATTTTGATTTTCAAGAACTGGACAATGCTATTAATCAAACAAGAAAAGAAATTGAGAATCGTTATGATTTTAAAGGATCTAAATCAGAAATAAACTTAAATAAGGATTCTATTTTGCTGACTTCTGAAAATGACAGCAAGATTCATGCCATAGTTGATATACTACAGTCTAAAATTATTAAAAGAAACCTATCAATCAAAATTTTAGATTTAGGTCAAATAGAATCAACAGCAGGTGGTATGGTTAAGCAAAATATTAATCTTAAAAAAGGTTTGAATCAAGAAATGGCTAAGAGTATAGTTAAGATTATTAAAGACAGTAAATTAAAAGTACAGAGCCAAATTCAAGGTGATTTAGTACGTGTAACAGGCAAAAGCATCGATGACCTTCAAAATGTAATTGTCCTAATTAAAGAAAAAGATTTGGATATTCCTATTCAATTCATTAATTATAGATAGAGGTTTATGATGTTTTGGATAGATATTGTTCTTTTAGTTATTTTTCTTTTTGTTGTTTTTCTCAGCTACTTACGCGGTTTTTTCAAAACAATTTTAATATTTATTAAATTACTGCTTTCAGGCTTTTTAGCTTACTTTTTACAAGGTTTTCTCGGACCAATAATAGGAAAAGCTATTCCTGTTAATTATTCAGATAATATGGAAGTGCTTTTGACATTTGTTCCAAGTAACTTGGTAGAAAGCTTTAAAACCCAAAACTCTGCAATAATTGGCTCTATTATTGCTTTTATTATAGTTTTCATTATTCTCTATATTATTTTCACAATTGTTGGTAATATACTAGATCAAAAAATAAATAATCATAGAATCACAAGAATTGCTAACAAATTAGGAGGCATTATTGTAGGTATTTTTGTAGGTATTTTTGCAATGATAATAGGCAATTTTATTATTGCTATAATATTAATGGTCTATAATCCTACAATTGCTATTTCCACTATTTATAGTTCATTTTTCTTAAAATTTTTTGTTGCCGATAGCATTAGTGCAATTCTACAAAGTATGGTATCCCAAATTGGGCAATAAGGAGTGATTGTTATGAAGAAAATAGGTATTCTAAGCTGCTGGTGGCGATTGCCCTGGTTTAAATGCCGCTATTAGAGGCGTTGTTAAGGCAGCAAAAGAACTCTATAATATTGGAGACTATAGGTTTTTATCATGGTTTTAAAGGTTTAATTGAAAATAATTTTAGACCTATTGAGGAAACATCAGGCCTATTGACTAGAGGTGGAACTATTTTAAAAACGTCTCGAGAAAAGCCCTTTAAAGGTCTTGATAAAGAGGAAAAATTAAAAAAATCATGATAACTATCATTGTCATAAATTAGATTTTCTCGTGGTTCTAGGTGGTAACGGAACTCATAAAACAGCCTATAATTTGCAAAAAAATTAGGTCTTAATGTTTTAACACTACCAAAAACTATTGATAATGATATTTTTGGAACTGATATTTGTTTTGGATTTTCATCAGCAGTGGATATCGCTACAGAAGCTATTGATAGAATTCACACAACAGCCTCTTCTCACAACCATGCTATGGTTGTAGAGGTAATGGGTCACCGGGCAGCAGGATGGATTGGTCTTTATGCAGGTGTAGCCAGTGGCAATGATGTTATCTTAATACCAGAAATTCCATTTTCTTTTGAAAAAGTCTGTAATGCTTTAGAAAGCCGTTCCATAGAAAATAAGGATTCTACTATTATTGTTGTAGCTGAAGGCGCAATTAGCAGTGATGAAATGAATTCATTAAAAGAAGAAATTGATCAAAAAAGAAAATTCAGAAGTATTGGTCAAAGAGTAGCTAATAAACTTGAAAAGTTAACAGGCATGGAAAGCCGTTTAACAGTACTAGGACACGTTCAAAGAGGTGGCTCCACACTAAAGTTTCTAGGGACAGGCTTCTTGCAACTAACCTAGGTACCTATGTTGCCTATTTAATCCATAAAGAAAGATATGGGCAGATGGTTAGCTTAAATAAAGGCAAAAGCAGTAGCCGTTCCTTTAGCCGATGTAGCAGGTAAACTAAAGACAGTGCAAAAAAAGATCCTATTTTACTTGCCGCTCGTTCTATTGGAATCTGTATGGGAGATTAATTAAAATTTCAAAGATAAAGACCCTTAGTTCATAATTGAACTAAGGGTCTTCCTTTATAATCCCTAATAATTTTGCTCTGCAGGCATAAAAAAACTAACAACTGCTGTGATGGCTAATATTATAATGTAAATACCAAAATAGAGAGAGTAATTGAGTGCCTAAATTAAAATTAAGCATCATAGGCATTTCAATAATGATAGATAGTATACCAGTAATTAAATAAAGCCACCAATTTTTAAAGACTGGCTTCATTTTAATGGAAGCCCCAATTTCAAATACGCCCCAAACTAATAACCAAATACCTGCTAAAAAAGGCATAAATACTACTGTTACGAAAAAATTAAATACAAATATAAAGCCAAAAATTAAGTTTAAAATTCCTATAACTAGAATACCTTTACTACTCTTGTGAGCTGAGTATTCCATAATGCTTGTA contains:
- the selA gene encoding L-seryl-tRNA(Sec) selenium transferase: MNELFKQIPSVDILLKNQTVKDLLETYGREYVLATIRKGINEVRENIKAGTINMETSLEKEILNKTKAIINKDEKMNLRPVLNGTGTILHTNLGRATLSKKAIDAIVSVASESSNLELNLETGKRGSRYDHVVSLLQELTGCEDAIVVNNNAAAVLLILASISSEKESIVSRGELVEIGGSFRIPEVMALGGAILKEVGTTNKTHLKDYAENINKNTALLVKVHTSNFAIKGFTESVSTKELGELGKKYNIPIYYDLGSGALYDLKNYGIPNEPTVKILIEEGLDILSFSGDKLLGGPQAGIILGKKAFIEKMKKHQLLRAFRVDKLTLAALEATLREYLDMDKVAEVNPTLEKLTVSKETLQHKGELLCSFLENQLKDVTLTLIETEALVGGGSLPELLFPSYCVSLEFNNNSLGQKLLEALRKGNPSIMCRMHQDALLIDIRALEKDKFTKISESIIKEWETLLK
- a CDS encoding CvpA family protein, whose product is MFWIDIVLLVIFLFVVFLSYLRGFFKTILIFIKLLLSGFLAYFLQGFLGPIIGKAIPVNYSDNMEVLLTFVPSNLVESFKTQNSAIIGSIIAFIIVFIILYIIFTIVGNILDQKINNHRITRIANKLGGIIVGIFVGIFAMIIGNFIIAIILMVYNPTIAISTIYSSFFLKFFVADSISAILQSMVSQIGQ
- the selB gene encoding selenocysteine-specific translation elongation factor, whose protein sequence is MSFYIVGTAGHIDHGKTELSKTLTGIMTDRLKEEQNRGISIQLGFAPLVLSDGSKVGLVDVPGHERFIRQMLAGVGGMDIILLVIAADEGIMPQTKEHLDIANLLGIKNLIVVLTKKDLVDDEWLELVKDDIKIYLEERGYKNTPIIAVDSISKTGINDLKAALNTEIKKLPTKEKGVFPRLPIDRAFSLTGFGTIITGTLWSGEIKVGDTLELLPHKKQVKVRNIQVHGEDKPIAEAGQRVALNIPDIAVKDVVTGSLLIKEHFIKPTYKIVTYFSLLGDKKALKNRQKVRLYLGTTEVLGRLILLENDSLESGNSMFCAFYLDKAINCTKGDRIIVRTQTPMETIGGATIIDTEGKHIKRKNKEYIQLLERKMAGSPEETFLDSLIDTPMATKESLSKLLEMSIDSILELIENCGDEVILIKNNYLAKSTYDYFKNNMMNYINQYLEKHPLRQGVPKEEIRTKVFSSLTSKEYNNLLFLFEEKEGIMVKGDSISLVNYKPIINEKTASIIQKIERLYAKDGFNTRSLEEYATLLKINKKDLFEYIQHLQQQEIFIKIGEELFLLNTVFAANKEKIINFIKKEGSIKLSEARDILDSSRKYVLPFLEYLDYKKITKRQDDVRILF
- a CDS encoding YajQ family cyclic di-GMP-binding protein; this translates as MAKNPSFDIVSDFDFQELDNAINQTRKEIENRYDFKGSKSEINLNKDSILLTSENDSKIHAIVDILQSKIIKRNLSIKILDLGQIESTAGGMVKQNINLKKGLNQEMAKSIVKIIKDSKLKVQSQIQGDLVRVTGKSIDDLQNVIVLIKEKDLDIPIQFINYR
- a CDS encoding HdeD family acid-resistance protein is translated as MAEVKKKRHWSYLLLGIVLLILGLYVIANPLIAVTTLVIMFIISTFTAGITSIMEYSAHKSSKGILVIGILNLIFGFIFVFNFFVTVVFMPFLAGIWLLVWGVFEIGASIKMKPVFKNWWLYLITGILSIIIEMPMMLNFNLGTQLLSLFWYLHYNISHHSSC
- a CDS encoding alanine racemase translates to METPYIYIDYEKLIRNIENMAKICRENKVSLKPHFKSHKTLEIAKEQLKRGSIGITTSTLKETKALVKKGINNITLAYPLVSERKIKQYKKLGKESKLSALVLDYQHGLYLNAYFSKVKPCNVWLKINTGLNRLGIEPHKIPSELEKLKNIENIKVVGFLAHGGNSYSGKESLEKVGTYEGQALVAYKKPPLLVSCGSAPTAKWVSKVKEVDEIRPRNYVFYDRTTVSLGVCQKEECALYVKATVIGKYIDRLVIDSGSKTLGLDKGVHGNSNMEGFGVIMENPDLVITRLSEEHGVIEGKSIENIQIGQILTILPNHACPVVNLHDTLYVFLKPINQQVYSDRKRSLR